The Pogona vitticeps strain Pit_001003342236 chromosome 6, PviZW2.1, whole genome shotgun sequence genome contains a region encoding:
- the LOC144583468 gene encoding uncharacterized protein LOC144583468, translating to MGKSKRTLSQTSPDLAQISPSSKQLRLDSFFPPQPSTLTTTPLIRSASSTNQTQEVHTPSTTHPPEQCYSKPLPSVNSRLDCDAIELIKRYSTLTARTVSQIFSQLTLLTDFLKSSCSISPHCLSCLNKTSDKLNSAVCKETPPSSFSDGCLPQVPSKPIMHLVYVPHAAVVTIGPPRGFTSFPCWTKIALAKRHLAFLLKVNVRNIDLYRTETLSTSFHSARLLLTFHSNYVPGMLFSSANLLQRWGVTPPPPFQEYHHCQAYLDGSLSATPSYRRLPLLQEDKTVSNLQTYLPPYGLPAALFYFAVPSISHEG from the coding sequence ATGGGGAAATCCAAAAGAACTCTTTCTCAAACTAGCCCCGATTTGGCACAGATTTCACCTTCATCCAAACAGCTGCGGCTGGACTCCTTTTTTCCACCTCAACCTTCTACATTGACTACAACACCCCTGATAAGAAGTGCTTCTTCTACAAACCAGACACAGGAGGTCCATACTCCTTCAACTACTCACCCCCCTGAACAATGCTACTCCAAACCGCTACCTAGTGTTAACTCTCGCTTGGATTGTGATGCTATTGAACTTATAAAACGTTATTCTACACTAACTGCAAGAACTGTCTCTCAGATTTTCTCCCAGCTTACTCTACTTACAGACTTCTTAAAGAGCTCATGCTCTATTTCTCCACATTGTCTATCCTGCCTAAATAAAACCTCAGATAAACTCAACTCGGCCGTTTGCAAAGAAACTCCTCCTAGTTCTTTCTCTGATGGCTGCCTCCCTCAAGTTCCTTCCAAGCCCATAATGCATTTGGTCTACGTTCCTCACGCTGCTGTTGTCACAATCGGTCCTCCTCGCGGTTTTACAAGCTTTCCATGCTGGACTAAAATCGCCTTGGCGAAGAGACATCTCGCCTTCCTCCTAAAAGTGAATGTTCGGAACATCGACCTCTACAGGACTGAGACCTTGTCAACATCCTTCCACTCAGCTAGACTATTACTGACCTTCCATTCGAACTATGTTCCTGGGATGTTGTTCTCTTCTGCGAATCTACTTCAACGATGGGGTGTTACCCCCCCACCGCCTTTTCAAGAATACCACCATTGCCAGGCTTATCTCGATGGAAGCCTCTCTGCAACCCCCTCCTACAGacgcctccccctcctccaagaGGACAAAACTGTTTCGAACCTTCAGACCTACCTACCCCCCTACGGACTCCCTGCTGCTCTCTTCTACTTCGCGGTCCCTTCCATCTCACATGAGGGTTGA